In a genomic window of Equus caballus isolate H_3958 breed thoroughbred chromosome 9, TB-T2T, whole genome shotgun sequence:
- the AGO2 gene encoding protein argonaute-2 isoform X1 — MYSGAGPVLAPPAPPPPPIQGYAFKPPPRPDFGTSGRTIKLQANFFEMDIPKIDIYHYELDIKPEKCPRRVNREIVEHMVQHFKTQIFGDRKPVFDGRKNLYTAMPLPIGRDKVELEVTLPGEGKDRIFKVAIKWVSCVSLQALHDALSGRLPSVPFETIQALDVVMRHLPSMRYTPVGRSFFTASEGCSNPLGGGREVWFGFHQSVRPSLWKMMLNIDVSATAFYKAQPVIEFVCEVLDFKSIEEQQKPLTDSQRVKFTKEIKGLKVEITHCGQMKRKYRVCNVTRRPASHQTFPLQQESGQTVECTVAQYFKDRHKLVLRYPHLPCLQVGQEQKHTYLPLEVCNIVAGQRCIKKLTDNQTSTMIRATARSAPDRQEEISKLMRSASFNTDPYVREFGIMVKDEMTDVTGRVLQPPSILYGGRNKAIATPVQGVWDMRNKQFHTGIEIKVWAIACFAPQRQCTEVHLKSFTEQLRKISRDAGMPIQGQPCFCKYAQGADSVEPMFRHLKNTYAGLQLVVVILPGKTPVYAEVKRVGDTVLGMATQCVQMKNVQRTTPQTLSNLCLKINVKLGGVNNILLPQGRPPVFQQPVIFLGADVTHPPAGDGKKPSIAAVVGSMDAHPNRYCATVRVQQHRQEIIQDLAAMVRELLIQFYKSTRFKPTRIIFYRDGVSEGQFQQVLHHELLAIREACIKLEKDYQPGITFIVVQKRHHTRLFCTDKNERVGKSGNIPAGTTVDTKITHPTEFDFYLCSHAGIQGTSRPSHYHVLWDDNRFSSDELQILTYQLCHTYVRCTRSVSIPAPAYYAHLVAFRARYHLVDKEHDSAEGSHTSGQSNGRDHQALAKAVQVHQDTLRTMYFA, encoded by the exons GGAAATAGTGGAACATATGGTCCAGCACTTTAAAACACAGATCTTTGGGGATCGGAAACCAGTGTTTGATGGAAGAAAGAACCTCTACACGGCGATGCCCCTCCCAATCGGGAGGGATAAG GTGGAGCTGGAGGTTACGTTGCCAGGAGAAGGGAAAGATCGCATCTTCAAGGTGGCCATCAAGTGGGTGTCGTGTGTGAGCTTGCAGGCGTTACATGATGCACTTTCGGGGCGGCTGCCCAGTGTCCCCTTTGAGACGATCCAGGCCTTGGACGTGGTCATGAGGCATTTGCCATCCATGAG GTACACCCCCGTGGGCCGCTCCTTCTTTACCGCCTCCGAGGGCTGCTCCAACCCGCTTGGTGGGGGCCGAGAAGTGTGGTTTGGCTTCCATCAGTCCGTCCGACCTTCTCTTTGGAAAATGATGCTAAATATTGACG TCTCAGCAACAGCGTTTTATAAGGCACAGCCAGTGATCGAGTTTGTTTGTGAAGTTTTGGATTTTAAAAGTATTGAAGAGCAACAAAAACCTCTGACAGATTCCCAAAGGGTGAAGTTTACCAAAGAAATCAAAG GTCTAAAGGTGGAGATAACGCACTGCGGGCAGATGAAGAGGAAGTATCGCGTCTGCAACGTGACCCGGCGGCCCGCCAGCCACCAAAC GTTCCCGCTGCAGCAGGAGAGCGGGCAGACGGTGGAGTGCACAGTGGCCCAGTACTTCAAGGACAGGCACAAGCTGGTTCTGCGCTATCCCCACCTCCCATGTTTACAAGTCGGACAGGAGCAGAAACACACCTACCTTCCCCTCGAG GTCTGTAACATAGTGGCAGGACAGAGATGTATAAAAAAGTTGACTGACAATCAGACCTCAACCATGATCAGAGCGACTGCCAGGTCAGCGCCCGATCGGCAAGAAGAGATTAGCAAACTG ATGAGAAGTGCAAGTTTTAATACCGATCCGTATGTTCGTGAATTTGGCATCATGGTCAAGGACGAGATGACAGATGTGACTGGGCGGGTCCTCCAGCCACCCTCCATCCTCTACGGGGGCAGG aatAAAGCGATTGCCACCCCTGTCCAGGGCGTCTGGGACATGAGGAACAAGCAGTTTCATACGGGCAttgagatcaaggtgtgggccATTGCGTGCTTCGCCCCCCAGCGCCAGTGCACGGAAGTCCACCTTAA GTCCTTCACAGAGCAGCTCAGAAAGATCTCCAGAGATGCTGGGATGCCCATCCAGGGCCAGCCGTGCTTCTGTAAATATGCCCAGGGGGCGGACAGCGTGGAGCCCATGTTCAGGCATCTGAAGAACACGTACGCCGGCCTTCAGCTGGTGGTGGTCATCCTGCCTGGCAAAACCCCTGTTTACG CCGAGGTCAAGCGCGTGGGAGACACGGTGTTAGGGATGGCCACACAGTGTGTGCAGATGAAGAATGTGCAGAGGACCACGCCACAGACCCTGTCCAACCTCTGCTTGAAGATCAATGTCAAACTGGGAGGCGTGAACAACATCCTACTGCCCCAGGGGAG GCCTCCAGTGTTCCAGCAGCCGGTCATCTTTCTGGGCGCTGATGTTACTCACCCACCCGCTGGGGACGGGAAGAAGCCTTCTATCGCCGCC GTCGTGGGCAGCATGGACGCCCACCCCAATCGCTACTGTGCCACCGTAAGGGTCCAGCAGCACCGGCAAGAGATCATCCAAGACCTGGCCGCCATGGTGCGCGAGCTCCTCATCCAGTTCTACAAGTCCACGCGCTTCAAGCCCACACGCATCATCTTCTACCGCGACGGTGTCTCGGAAGGGCAGTTTCAACAG GTTCTCCACCACGAGTTACTGGCCATCCGCGAGGCGTGTATTAAGCTCGAAAAAGACTACCAGCCGGGGATCACTTTCATCGTGGTACAGAAGAGACACCACACACGGCTCTTCTGCACTGACAAGAACGAGCGG GTTGGGAAAAGTGGAAACATTCCAGCAGGCACAACCGTGGACACGAAGATCACCCACCCGACCGAGTTTGACTTCTACCTGTGCAGTCACGCCGGCATCCAG GGAACAAGCAGGCCTTCCCACTATCACGTGCTTTGGGATGACAATCGTTTCTCTTCCGATGAGCTGCAGATTCTCACCTACCAGCTGTGTCACACCTACGTGCGCTGCACGCGCTCCGTATCCATCCCTGCGCCAGCATACTATGCTCACCTGGTGGCCTTCCGGGCCAGGTACCACCTGGTGGATAAGGAACATGATAG TGCTGAAGGAAGCCATACCTCTGGGCAGAGTAACGGCCGAGACCATCAAGCGCTGGCCAAGGCGGTCCAGGTTCACCAGGACACACTGCGCACCATGTACTTTGCTTGA
- the AGO2 gene encoding protein argonaute-2 isoform X2, translated as MDIPKIDIYHYELDIKPEKCPRRVNREIVEHMVQHFKTQIFGDRKPVFDGRKNLYTAMPLPIGRDKVELEVTLPGEGKDRIFKVAIKWVSCVSLQALHDALSGRLPSVPFETIQALDVVMRHLPSMRYTPVGRSFFTASEGCSNPLGGGREVWFGFHQSVRPSLWKMMLNIDVSATAFYKAQPVIEFVCEVLDFKSIEEQQKPLTDSQRVKFTKEIKGLKVEITHCGQMKRKYRVCNVTRRPASHQTFPLQQESGQTVECTVAQYFKDRHKLVLRYPHLPCLQVGQEQKHTYLPLEVCNIVAGQRCIKKLTDNQTSTMIRATARSAPDRQEEISKLMRSASFNTDPYVREFGIMVKDEMTDVTGRVLQPPSILYGGRNKAIATPVQGVWDMRNKQFHTGIEIKVWAIACFAPQRQCTEVHLKSFTEQLRKISRDAGMPIQGQPCFCKYAQGADSVEPMFRHLKNTYAGLQLVVVILPGKTPVYAEVKRVGDTVLGMATQCVQMKNVQRTTPQTLSNLCLKINVKLGGVNNILLPQGRPPVFQQPVIFLGADVTHPPAGDGKKPSIAAVVGSMDAHPNRYCATVRVQQHRQEIIQDLAAMVRELLIQFYKSTRFKPTRIIFYRDGVSEGQFQQVLHHELLAIREACIKLEKDYQPGITFIVVQKRHHTRLFCTDKNERVGKSGNIPAGTTVDTKITHPTEFDFYLCSHAGIQGTSRPSHYHVLWDDNRFSSDELQILTYQLCHTYVRCTRSVSIPAPAYYAHLVAFRARYHLVDKEHDSAEGSHTSGQSNGRDHQALAKAVQVHQDTLRTMYFA; from the exons GGAAATAGTGGAACATATGGTCCAGCACTTTAAAACACAGATCTTTGGGGATCGGAAACCAGTGTTTGATGGAAGAAAGAACCTCTACACGGCGATGCCCCTCCCAATCGGGAGGGATAAG GTGGAGCTGGAGGTTACGTTGCCAGGAGAAGGGAAAGATCGCATCTTCAAGGTGGCCATCAAGTGGGTGTCGTGTGTGAGCTTGCAGGCGTTACATGATGCACTTTCGGGGCGGCTGCCCAGTGTCCCCTTTGAGACGATCCAGGCCTTGGACGTGGTCATGAGGCATTTGCCATCCATGAG GTACACCCCCGTGGGCCGCTCCTTCTTTACCGCCTCCGAGGGCTGCTCCAACCCGCTTGGTGGGGGCCGAGAAGTGTGGTTTGGCTTCCATCAGTCCGTCCGACCTTCTCTTTGGAAAATGATGCTAAATATTGACG TCTCAGCAACAGCGTTTTATAAGGCACAGCCAGTGATCGAGTTTGTTTGTGAAGTTTTGGATTTTAAAAGTATTGAAGAGCAACAAAAACCTCTGACAGATTCCCAAAGGGTGAAGTTTACCAAAGAAATCAAAG GTCTAAAGGTGGAGATAACGCACTGCGGGCAGATGAAGAGGAAGTATCGCGTCTGCAACGTGACCCGGCGGCCCGCCAGCCACCAAAC GTTCCCGCTGCAGCAGGAGAGCGGGCAGACGGTGGAGTGCACAGTGGCCCAGTACTTCAAGGACAGGCACAAGCTGGTTCTGCGCTATCCCCACCTCCCATGTTTACAAGTCGGACAGGAGCAGAAACACACCTACCTTCCCCTCGAG GTCTGTAACATAGTGGCAGGACAGAGATGTATAAAAAAGTTGACTGACAATCAGACCTCAACCATGATCAGAGCGACTGCCAGGTCAGCGCCCGATCGGCAAGAAGAGATTAGCAAACTG ATGAGAAGTGCAAGTTTTAATACCGATCCGTATGTTCGTGAATTTGGCATCATGGTCAAGGACGAGATGACAGATGTGACTGGGCGGGTCCTCCAGCCACCCTCCATCCTCTACGGGGGCAGG aatAAAGCGATTGCCACCCCTGTCCAGGGCGTCTGGGACATGAGGAACAAGCAGTTTCATACGGGCAttgagatcaaggtgtgggccATTGCGTGCTTCGCCCCCCAGCGCCAGTGCACGGAAGTCCACCTTAA GTCCTTCACAGAGCAGCTCAGAAAGATCTCCAGAGATGCTGGGATGCCCATCCAGGGCCAGCCGTGCTTCTGTAAATATGCCCAGGGGGCGGACAGCGTGGAGCCCATGTTCAGGCATCTGAAGAACACGTACGCCGGCCTTCAGCTGGTGGTGGTCATCCTGCCTGGCAAAACCCCTGTTTACG CCGAGGTCAAGCGCGTGGGAGACACGGTGTTAGGGATGGCCACACAGTGTGTGCAGATGAAGAATGTGCAGAGGACCACGCCACAGACCCTGTCCAACCTCTGCTTGAAGATCAATGTCAAACTGGGAGGCGTGAACAACATCCTACTGCCCCAGGGGAG GCCTCCAGTGTTCCAGCAGCCGGTCATCTTTCTGGGCGCTGATGTTACTCACCCACCCGCTGGGGACGGGAAGAAGCCTTCTATCGCCGCC GTCGTGGGCAGCATGGACGCCCACCCCAATCGCTACTGTGCCACCGTAAGGGTCCAGCAGCACCGGCAAGAGATCATCCAAGACCTGGCCGCCATGGTGCGCGAGCTCCTCATCCAGTTCTACAAGTCCACGCGCTTCAAGCCCACACGCATCATCTTCTACCGCGACGGTGTCTCGGAAGGGCAGTTTCAACAG GTTCTCCACCACGAGTTACTGGCCATCCGCGAGGCGTGTATTAAGCTCGAAAAAGACTACCAGCCGGGGATCACTTTCATCGTGGTACAGAAGAGACACCACACACGGCTCTTCTGCACTGACAAGAACGAGCGG GTTGGGAAAAGTGGAAACATTCCAGCAGGCACAACCGTGGACACGAAGATCACCCACCCGACCGAGTTTGACTTCTACCTGTGCAGTCACGCCGGCATCCAG GGAACAAGCAGGCCTTCCCACTATCACGTGCTTTGGGATGACAATCGTTTCTCTTCCGATGAGCTGCAGATTCTCACCTACCAGCTGTGTCACACCTACGTGCGCTGCACGCGCTCCGTATCCATCCCTGCGCCAGCATACTATGCTCACCTGGTGGCCTTCCGGGCCAGGTACCACCTGGTGGATAAGGAACATGATAG TGCTGAAGGAAGCCATACCTCTGGGCAGAGTAACGGCCGAGACCATCAAGCGCTGGCCAAGGCGGTCCAGGTTCACCAGGACACACTGCGCACCATGTACTTTGCTTGA